A window of Microscilla marina ATCC 23134 contains these coding sequences:
- a CDS encoding YbjN domain-containing protein, producing MSYKSQVEEMIQEYVESVGLTKKDTYNAETDSWNWKRGSASIEVFIADGKNNREYLCIYSPLMKIPAKEEFSFYRHLLELNYSKLGLKLAIRSSSEFVYAVSERDINGMDYNELSVCIKDLEWWADKLDDELQELFPH from the coding sequence ATGTCATATAAAAGCCAAGTTGAAGAAATGATTCAAGAGTATGTTGAGTCGGTTGGTTTGACCAAAAAAGACACTTATAATGCTGAGACTGATTCGTGGAATTGGAAGAGAGGATCAGCATCTATAGAAGTATTTATTGCAGATGGAAAAAACAATAGAGAGTACCTGTGTATTTACTCTCCTTTGATGAAGATTCCAGCAAAAGAAGAATTTAGCTTTTACCGCCATTTGTTAGAACTCAATTACTCAAAATTGGGTTTAAAATTAGCTATCCGCTCTAGTAGTGAATTTGTATACGCGGTGTCAGAACGAGATATTAATGGAATGGATTACAACGAGTTGAGTGTGTGTATCAAAGACCTAGAGTGGTGGGCAGACAAGTTAGATGATGAGTTACAAGAACTTTTCCCTCATTGA